Genomic DNA from Candidatus Omnitrophota bacterium:
TGCAACTGCCGGCAGGAAGATGCGACAGCCATTAGCAAATTTTAGGCTTTTGTGAGCGAGAAAACGGAAAAAGTGGCGAGTTGCGCAGCCGCCCGTTCTGGAGCGTCTTTCTGCTGGCAGATAATAACAAAGGGTTAGATAATGGAGACTGGTAAACCAATTATCGGCATTACTATGGGGGATGCTTCGGGTATAGGGCCGGAGGTGATTTTAAAGGCTTTAGCAGGTCGAAGGTCCTGGCAGGCCAATTTTTTGATAATCGGGGACAGCCAAATATTGGAAAAGACAAAGTCTCGTTTTAAGCTGCCTGTTTTGTTTAGGGTCATAAACAGATATCAGGACCTTGATTTTTCTTCTTACCGGAGTAACCTGTTAGACCTGGGATTGCTCACCGGAGCAAAATTTAAAACAGGGATTTCTAATGCTGTTTGCGGCCGGTCTTCTATGATGTATATCCGGGAAGCCGTCAGGTTAGCTGAAGAAAAAAAAATAGACGGCCTGGTTACAGCGCCGATAAGCAAGGAAGCGTTTTATCTTGCCGGTTTTCCGTTTCGCGGTCATACCGAACTTTTGGCCCGGCTTACCAAAACAAGAAACTTTGTGATGATGCTGGTGGGTGGAGGATTGAGGGTGAGCCTGGTAACCACTCACATCCCTTTAAAAAAAGTAGCATCGTCTTTGACCAGCCGGGGGATATATCAAACGATTAAGTTAACCGGAAATTTTCTTAAAAGACGGCTTAATATTTCTTCGCCCCGCATCGGGGTTTCAGGGCTCAATCCCCACAGCGGCGAAGGCGGTGTTATTGGCAGGGAGGAGATAGAGCTGATCAAACCTGCTGTTAAAAAAGCCAAAAAAGAAGGACTGAAAGCAGCAGGGCCTGTGCCTGCAGATGTCATTTTTTGGCAGGCCCGCAAAAATAAATTTGATGCAATAGTAGCGATGTATCACGACCAGGGCTTAATAGCGTTGAAAATGCTTGCCTTTAATAAGGGGGTTAATATAACCTTAGGATTGCCGTTTGTCCGGACCTCGCCGGGTCATGGCACAGCCTTTGATATAGCCGGAAAAGGCCTGGCCGATCCTGATTCAATGATCGAGGCGATAAAAATGGCGGTATTACTTGCTGAGCAGAAATAAGCAAGCCATGAGCTATGAGCTGTGAGCTCAAAACCCAAAGCTCAAAGCTAATTTGGGTATACGAAAAAGATGATAGTATTAGGAATAGATACTTCGAGTTCCCGTTTGAGCATAGCTGTCAGGGACAAAGATAAGTTATTGGCTGAACGCAGTTATCTTTCAGCAAGTCAGTGTTCGGTTATTCTTCTGCCCGGGATAAAAAATTTACTCCGGGAAATAGGTTTGGGATTAAACCGGATCGATGGTTTTATCGTTGGCCTTGGCCCCGGTTCTTTTACCGGTTTAAGGATCGGCCTCAGCACTATCAAAGCATTGGCATTTGCCTTTTCTAAACCGATTATCGGCATTCCCACACTGGATGTATTGGCAGAGAATATTAGTCCGGCGAACAACCGGATTTGTCCTGTTCTGGATGCAAGAAGAGGCGAGGTTTACAGCTGTATTTATCAGTCCAATGGCCGGCAGGTAAAGCGGCTGTCGGAATACATGGTCTTACCGATCCGGGACTTATTAAAAATGCTTAAGTTCCGGACTGTTTTTTTAGGAGAGGGTTTGTTCGAATATAAAGATTTAATTAAAAAACTTAGTAAGGACTTGAGCCTGTTTGCCCCTCAGGAGAATTGGTTTCCTCAGGCCTCGGCGCTTACCCGGCTGGGGCTTGCCCGGCTGCTGAGTAAAGATTTAGACAGTTGTTATGATTTAACCCCTTTATATTTAAGAAGATCGCAGGCAGAGGAAAAATATGATGCACGTTTGGGTAGAGATAAACCTGAATAATATCCGGCATAATTATAACCTGATAAAAAGGAAGGTCGGCAGATCGGTTAAGATACTGGCGGTGGTTAAATCCGAGGCCTATGGCCACGGCATGGTTGCCGTATCCAGGGTTTTGGCTGAACAAAAAGTTGATTATCTTGGTGTAGCCCGCCTCAAAGAAGCCGTTGAATTAAGAAAAGCAGGTATTCCTACGCCCATTTTACTGTTTAACCCTCTTTTCTCCGAGGAGATTAAACTGGCTGTTGAATATGGCCTTAGCTCTACTGTTTATACCCTTTCCTCAGCCCGGCTATTAGATAAACAAGCGCGCTCTAAAGGCAGGAAGGCCAGGGTTCATTTAAAGGTAGATACCGGCATGGGCCGGGCAGGTGTCTGGCATAAACAGGCATTCCAATTAGCAAAAAGTATTTCTCAACTGAGTAATCTGAAATTAGAGGGGATTTATACCCATTTTCCCAGCGCTGACGAAGAAGATAAGGCCTTTACTTATAAACAGGTTGGTTTTTTTAAAACCTTACTGGATAAGCTGGAAAGATCAGGCGTTTCTATACCCTGTAAGCACGCGGCTAACAGCGCCGGGATTTTAGATGTTAAAATTTCACACCTTAATCTGGTCAGGCCGGGTTTAATGCTTTACGGAGTCTATCCCTCAAGGTATGTTTCTAAAACCCTTAAATTAAAACCCGCGCTTTCAGTTAAGACAAGAGTAAGTTATTTAAAACCCACGCCTCAAGGAAGGTCTATAAGCTATGGCCGGGATCATATTACCTGCCGGCCTACGGTTATTGCTGCTTTAGCGGTGGGTTACGCTGATGGTTACAGCCATTTGTTGTCCAATAAATCCAGGGTGTTGGTTAAAGGCCAGGGAGTGCCGGTGGCTGGAAGGATTTGCATGGACCAGATGATGGTGGATGTGGGCGCTGTCAAGGATGTGAAAATCGGCGATGAAGCAGTGTTAATTGGCAGTCAGGGGACAGAGGAGATAACAGTCGAGGAATTAGCCGATCGCTGCGGAACCATCCCCTATCAGGTTTTGTGCTGGATAGGCAATAAGGTTTTAAGGAAATATAAGAACAGGTGAAGCGCAATGCGTCATTGTCCGGTCAAGCCCAGAATGACGGTTTTTTCTGGATTCCCCGGACAAGCCGGGGAATGAC
This window encodes:
- the pdxA gene encoding 4-hydroxythreonine-4-phosphate dehydrogenase PdxA, giving the protein METGKPIIGITMGDASGIGPEVILKALAGRRSWQANFLIIGDSQILEKTKSRFKLPVLFRVINRYQDLDFSSYRSNLLDLGLLTGAKFKTGISNAVCGRSSMMYIREAVRLAEEKKIDGLVTAPISKEAFYLAGFPFRGHTELLARLTKTRNFVMMLVGGGLRVSLVTTHIPLKKVASSLTSRGIYQTIKLTGNFLKRRLNISSPRIGVSGLNPHSGEGGVIGREEIELIKPAVKKAKKEGLKAAGPVPADVIFWQARKNKFDAIVAMYHDQGLIALKMLAFNKGVNITLGLPFVRTSPGHGTAFDIAGKGLADPDSMIEAIKMAVLLAEQK
- the alr gene encoding alanine racemase, producing MMHVWVEINLNNIRHNYNLIKRKVGRSVKILAVVKSEAYGHGMVAVSRVLAEQKVDYLGVARLKEAVELRKAGIPTPILLFNPLFSEEIKLAVEYGLSSTVYTLSSARLLDKQARSKGRKARVHLKVDTGMGRAGVWHKQAFQLAKSISQLSNLKLEGIYTHFPSADEEDKAFTYKQVGFFKTLLDKLERSGVSIPCKHAANSAGILDVKISHLNLVRPGLMLYGVYPSRYVSKTLKLKPALSVKTRVSYLKPTPQGRSISYGRDHITCRPTVIAALAVGYADGYSHLLSNKSRVLVKGQGVPVAGRICMDQMMVDVGAVKDVKIGDEAVLIGSQGTEEITVEELADRCGTIPYQVLCWIGNKVLRKYKNR
- the tsaB gene encoding tRNA (adenosine(37)-N6)-threonylcarbamoyltransferase complex dimerization subunit type 1 TsaB, which translates into the protein MIVLGIDTSSSRLSIAVRDKDKLLAERSYLSASQCSVILLPGIKNLLREIGLGLNRIDGFIVGLGPGSFTGLRIGLSTIKALAFAFSKPIIGIPTLDVLAENISPANNRICPVLDARRGEVYSCIYQSNGRQVKRLSEYMVLPIRDLLKMLKFRTVFLGEGLFEYKDLIKKLSKDLSLFAPQENWFPQASALTRLGLARLLSKDLDSCYDLTPLYLRRSQAEEKYDARLGRDKPE